The proteins below come from a single Rosa rugosa chromosome 2, drRosRugo1.1, whole genome shotgun sequence genomic window:
- the LOC133729158 gene encoding cationic amino acid transporter 1-like, protein MGASGTEPGGGGEGLKRRGCSCGKNDFLPEESFESWGNYANALRSTPARFKDRFFTRSADSTELVEVKARSQHEMKKTLNWWDLIWFGLGAVIGAGIFVITGIEAKKHAGPAVVMSFAVSGLSALLSVFCYTEFAVEIPVAGGSFAYLRVELGDFVAYIAAGNILLEYVIGGAAVARSWTSYFTSLCNQDDSNAFRITVHGWSEDYKYLDPIAVGVIIFICILAVLSTKGSSRLNYVASIVHVIVILFIIIAGLTKADTDNYKEFAPNGARGIFQASAVLFFAYVGFDAVSTMAEETKNPARDIPIGLVGSMVITTTLYCLLAVTLCLMVPYQVIDEDAPFSKAFETVGMGWAKYVVAAGALKGMISVLLVGAVGQARYLTHIARTHMMPPWFAQVDAKTGTPVHATIVMLAATAVIAFFASLEILTNLLSISTLFIFSLVAIALLVRRYYVTGVTTDANRNKLILCIVMILAGAIATSAYWGVSHDWVGYCVTAPIWFLGTLGIWFLVPQARSPKLWGVPLVPWLPSLSIGINIFLLGSIDGASFVRFAVWTVIILVYYIFFGLHASYDTAKDSEAKRLEGGKYETKVEGTKP, encoded by the exons ATGGGGGCGAGCGGAACGGAACCCGGCGGCGGCGGCGAGGGACTGAAGAGGCGGGGGTGTTCGTGCGGAAAGAACGATTTTCTCCCGGAGGAGTCGTTCGAGAGCTGGGGCAATTACGCCAATGCGCTCCGGTCGACTCCTGCGAGGTTCAAGGACAGGTTCTTCACGCGGTCCGCCGACAGCACCGAGCTGGTGGAGGTGAAGGCGAGGAGCCAGCACGAGATGAAGAAGACGCTCAACTGGTGGGACCTCATCTGGTTCGGGCTCGGAGCCGTCATCGGCGCCGGAATCTTCGTCATCACTGGAATCGAGGCCAAGAAACACGCCGGACCCGCCGTCGTCATGTCCTTCGCCGTCTCCGGCCTCTCCGCCTTGCTCTCTGTTTTCTGTTACACAGAGTTCGCCGTCGAGATTCCCGTTGCAG GCGGCTCATTTGCCTACCTAAGAGTGGAGCTTGGGGACTTCGTGGCCTACATTGCAGCAGGCAACATCCTTCTCGAATATGTCATAGGCGGGGCGGCCGTTGCGCGTTCGTGGACCTCCTACTTCACCTCCCTATGCAACCAGGACGATTCCAATGCTTTCCGAATCACTGTCCACGGTTGGTCGGAGGACTACAAGTACCTGGACCCCATCGCCGTTGGGGTTATCATCTTTATCTGCATACTCGCCGTCTTGAGCACAAAGGGCTCCTCGCGTCTCAACTACGTCGCCTCCATAGTCCACGTCATCGTCATTCTCTTCATCATCATAGCAGGTCTCACCAAAGCAGATACTGACAACTACAAGGAGTTTGCCCCAAATGGTGCTCGCGGCATCTTCCAAGCCTCGGCAGTTCTCTTCTTTGCATACGTTGGATTTGACGCCGTTTCAACCATGGCCGAAGAGACCAAGAATCCTGCTCGAGACATCCCAATAGGGCTGGTTGGGTCCATGGTGATCACCACCACTCTTTATTGCTTGCTAGCCGTGACACTCTGCCTTATGGTACCATATCAGGTAATTGATGAGGACGCTCCATTTTCAAAAGCGTTTGAGACCGTTGGTATGGGTTGGGCCAAGTATGTGGTTGCAGCTGGAGCTCTAAAAGGCATGATTAGTGTTTTGCTCGTCGGGGCAGTGGGTCAGGCCCGGTATTTGACCCACATTGCCCGAACCCACATGATGCCCCCATGGTTTGCTCAAGTTGATGCCAAGACAGGTACTCCAGTCCATGCCACAATTGTCATGCTCGCAGCCACAGCTGTAATCGCTTTCTTCGCCAGCCTCGAAATTCTTACTAACCTTCTCTCCATTTCTACGCTATTCATCTTCAGCCTCGTTGCCATTGCTCTACTCGTACGCCGTTACTATGTAACCGGCGTGACCACGGATGCAAACAGGAATAAGCTCATACTGTGCATTGTTATGATACTCGCGGGTGCAATTGCCACTTCTGCTTACTGGGGTGTCAGCCATGATTGGGTAGGGTATTGCGTGACGGCTCCTATTTGGTTCTTGGGGACTTTGGGGATTTGGTTTCTTGTTCCGCAAGCAAGGAGTCCAAAGCTTTGGGGGGTGCCATTGGTTCCATGGTTGCCTTCACTTTCGATTGGCATCAACATTTTCTTGCTTGGTTCGATTGATGGTGCTTCTTTTGTCAGGTTTGCAGTATGGACTGTGATTATCTTGGTTTACTACATTTTCTTTGGGTTGCATGCTTCATATGACACAGCAAAGGACTCTGAAGCTAAAAGGCTCGAGGGTGGGAAATACGAGACGAAGGTTGAAGGAACTAAGCCCTAA
- the LOC133729156 gene encoding cationic amino acid transporter 1-like, giving the protein MKTRLKDRLLARSLDRLELEEMRARSQNEMKKTLNWWDLIWFGIGAVMGAGIFVLTGEAARNLAGPAVVISYLISGLSALLSVLCYTEFAVELPVAGGSFAYLRVELGDFMAYIAAGNILFEYIVAGASVARSWTSYFATLCNHSPNDFRIIVSSLAEDYNKLDPIAVFVSIVACVGASWSIKASSRFNSITSIIHLVVLLFILVAGLTKANPANFTTSFTPFGIHGILKSSAVLFFAYVGFDGVATLGEETKNPGRDIPIGLIGSMVITIVTYCGLAATLCLMQPYSQIDADASFTVAFQAAGMNWAKYIVALGALKGMSTVLLANLIGQARYFTHIGRTHMAPPILARINAKTGTPVTATIIMTVANSIVAFFTSLDVLANLLSISTLFIFSLVALALIVRRYYVTGETSATDRNKLIGFLTLIIGASIASAGYWVLSNGGWIGYVVTVPIWFCATLGLQLTVKQAKKPRLWGVPLVPWLPSASIAVNIFILGSIDGASYVRFGIWTLVLLVYYIFVALHASYDAAQETESIANAETNMEAGTSKTAEAG; this is encoded by the coding sequence ATGAAAACAAGACTCAAGGACCGCCTCTTGGCGCGGTCATTGGACCGCCTTGAGCTAGAAGAAATGCGTGCAAGAAGCCAGAATGAGATGAAGAAAACCCTAAACTGGTGGGATCTCATTTGGTTTGGGATCGGAGCAGTCATGGGGGCAGGAATTTTCGTGCTCACCGGTGAGGCGGCCAGGAATCTTGCTGGCCCTGCAGTTGTAATCTCTTACTTGATATCGGGACTTTCGGCATTGCTCTCAGTTTTGTGCTACACTGAGTTTGCtgtggagcttccggtggctgGAGGCTCATTTGCCTATCTTAGAGTGGAGCTTGGTGACTTCATGGCCTATATTGCTGCAGGGAACATTTTATTTGAGTATATAGTAGCCGGTGCTAGTGTGGCAAGGTCATGGACCTCGTATTTTGCTACATTGTGCAACCATAGTCCCAATGATTTTCGGATCATTGTGTCATCCCTCGCTGAGGACTATAACAAGTTAGATCCAATTGCGGTCTTTGTCTCCATTGTGGCTTGTGTTGGTGCGTCCTGGAGCATCAAGGCATCGTCTAGGTTCAATTCGATTACATCCATAATCCATCTGGTGGTTTTGTTATTCATCCTGGTTGCCGGCTTAACAAAGGCTAACCCTGCTAATTTCACAACAAGCTTTACTCCATTTGGTATTCATGGCATCTTGAAATCTTCGGCTGTGCTGTTTTTTGCTTATGTAGGGTTTGATGGTGTGGCAACTTTGGGGGAGGAGACTAAAAACCCCGGTAGAGATATCCCAATAGGGCTAATTGGCTCAATGGTAATTACCATTGTAACTTATTGTGGTCTTGCAGCAACATTGTGTTTGATGCAGCCGTACAGCCAAATTGATGCTGATGCATCATTCACTGTGGCATTTCAGGCCGCAGGTATGAACTGGGCAAAGTACATTGTTGCATTGGGAGCACTTAAAGGCATGTCCACTGTTCTACTAGCCAACCTCATCGGGCAGGCTCGATACTTCACTCACATCGGAAGAACCCACATGGCGCCACCAATCCTTGCAAGGATCAATGCCAAAACCGGTACCCCGGTAACTGCCACGATTATCATGACTGTTGCAAACTCAATTGTTGCTTTCTTCACAAGCCTTGATGTCTTGGCAAACCTTCTCTCCATATCAACCCTGTTTATATTTTCCCTTGTTGCATTAGCACTGATTGTTAGGAGGTACTACGTTACGGGTGAAACATCAGCAACAGACAGAAACAAACTCATTGGTTTCTTGACACTAATCATAGGTGCATCAATTGCATCTGCTGGGTATTGGGTACTTAGCAACGGTGGCTGGATTGGTTACGTAGTGACAGTTCCAATATGGTTCTGTGCTACTCTAGGCTTGCAGTTGACTGTCAAACAAGCAAAGAAACCTAGACTTTGGGGGGTGCCATTGGTTCCTTGGTTGCCATCGGCTAGTATCGCAGTCAATATCTTCATCCTGGGATCCATTGATGGAGCTTCATACGTGAGATTCGGTATTTGGACATTGGTTTTGCTAGTCTACTATATATTTGTGGCACTACATGCTTCATATGATGCAGCTCAGGAGACAGAGAGTATAGCTAATGCTGAAACAAACATGGAGGCTGGCACAAGCAAAACCGCTGAAGCAGGCTGA